Below is a genomic region from Brassica oleracea var. oleracea cultivar TO1000 chromosome C9, BOL, whole genome shotgun sequence.
AATAAAAATAAACTATGTGAAACTTCAATCTCCAGCCTTCAACTTTCTGCATGCAGACTTCAATCAGCAAGATTGTGAGCTTCAAACTTTGATAAAAAGCAAATGAAAATTCAGTTAAATGACCAATATACAAAGCATACGAATACAGAAGAAAAGCAAATGGATTCATACATTTCTCAAGCTTATCAAGCTCTTCAATTTCAGCTAGGATTTGCCATTTGTAATGATGGCTTCCTTGAGCTTGATGTCAGCATGAAGCCATTGCACACTACACACAAGAACCTTTACCATGTAGTGAGTTAAGCAGCTTCTATAAGGTTCTAATATCCTGTCACTTGTGCTGAAAGCACTTTCTGAAGCCACTGATGAAACCTGCATAGCTAGGAGATCTCTCGCTATTTCTGCAAAGACCGGAAACTTCATTTGATGCATTTTCCACCATGACAGTATGTCAAACTCGGTTTCCAGGAAGAGTTTTGGAGTCTCAACCGCATCTTTCAAATAAACTTCAAGCTCATCTCTAGTATCTTCACCTTTTTCAGCAACAAGTTCCTTGTACACAACATCCATCCTTTCATAGCCGAAATTCTCAACCACCAGTTCCATTCTTTCCACTGCTTGATTATGAGAGATTGGACCAGGATGCCAGAGGCTTCACTGGGTTGCGATGCTTGTCCAGATGATCCTTTGAAAAACATGCTGTACTCTTTAAACATGGATGTGAGAAGATCAGTCACCGATTTTTCCATTTCCTTAGCCTCCAATCTATCTTTCCCATACAGCTTCTCAAAACAGAGCTTCGTGAAATGCATCTTCTGTGTAGGGTCGAAGATGGTTGCTAAGATCAACATCTTGTTGACACCCTTGATACAATCCCAATACTTTAAAAACTTCTTCAACATTTTTGATGCCTTCAACTTGAACTCAGTGTCTAAGCTACAAGCTAGTGAGATTTCTCTCAATTGTCACTATCTCACCACAGCATTTGAATGCATTGACCTTAAATGAGGCAGAGACAACCAAGGTGTTGTTGTAAAATATGACCAAAAACGTAATAAGCTTTTCAACAGCTTTCCAATCCCAAGAAGTAGGTGGTCCACACCGCTTAGCCCCATTATCTACTTCGAAAAAATAGTCATTGTACAACCTATCTTCTGCTTCGATTCTATCAAATGCTACCTTGAACTGTAAAGCTCTAGATAGCATAAGGAAAGTTGAGTTCCACCTAGTATTTACATCTAGGGGTAAGCTACCACGAGTCATCTGTTGTGACTCTTTGATCAAGGGCATTTAACCTAATGGTTGAGGACCTAACATACTGAACAACATTCCTGATAGCTAACACATTCTCACCTAGATCATTTAAACCCTCATTAGCAATTAAGTTTATAATATGAGCCGCACACCTCATGTGTAAAAAATTCCCATCTAAGACTAAAGCATCAGGGGAAATTGAGCTAAAGACCTCATGGAACCTCTTAATGGCAGAAGTATTGGCGGTGGCATTATCTACTGTGACGCAAAACAGCCTCTCAAGTCCCCAGTCAGCTAAACACTCTAAAAACACATTAGAGATTGTCTGACCTTTGTGATCCATGACATATTTGAAGCCAATGATTAACTTTTTCAGCTGCCACTGATCGTCAATGAAGTGTGCAGTGATCTATATTAATAAAACAGAGTTTTCTCTCACCTTAGCCCTCCGCCTCATCGTTTTGAATGGGGCATTTTGCGACACCTGTACTCTCATTTTTTAATCATCTCACGTTTTGTCTGAATGTGCCAGATGTAATATATTAGCAAGTTATTGGGCATTTGTTCTACTTTTCATGCGAGTCCATATGTTTATAAAATTCAACCTTTTGGATACTGGAAATACAAAGCAGAGCTCGTCTCCCTTCAGATCACGACACCGCCGACTCCTCTGTAATGGCTGCATTAACGTGATTTTCACCACTCCTCCCACTCACTCCCATTAAATGACATCATCATCTTCCAAGATAACCGAACAACTTTCGTTCTATCTTCCCAATCATTCTCTTACACAATTAACACCTTCGCTCATCTCCTTTAAATCATATTCTGGTTTTCTGATTTTTCTATCATGACTTTGAATTTGGGGTTTGGACCAAATCTCTAGATCAATAAGGGATTCCCCGTGTAAGGTTAATTATTTCAGATTTCTTTTCATTGGATTCAATACTGTTTTAAATTTTCAGGCACAAAGATTTCTCGATTCCAATAGCTAAAATTTTCAACAAGAAGACCACAACAGAGCTGGTAAAAGCTTGATTTCTTTGATTTCTGGATCTTGATGATAAACTGATTTGTCATCTATAGATTATCGTAATTGGCTATAGGATCCATTTTACATGATTCAACCCCGAAAACAAACCCGGTTTAAAAAATCAGGCCTGATTAGCTATTGTCTGAACATGTTTCAGGTTTCCGATCGATGCCTAAAGTTTACTGGAGAGATTTGTCTTAGGAGACATTGAGACACAAGATTCACAATCACCTGAGATAACTTACTGGTAAACTAAAAAACCTTCAAGATCTGAAAAGTCTCTGATTTCTATAGGAGATGAAAAGACTTCCAACAAAGTCCCATGGAAAATAAAACTCTTATCTATTTTTGTTATACAGGCCTGTAAGAGTGTATTAGACAAGTGTTTGGGGGTAAACATTGCTTCGCCAACAACAAACATATGAAGGATGTCTCAGGTGGTGTGTACTGCTCAAATGTAATTGGTAGGACAAGAGAGAGCATGTTGCTAACGAAATGGGAAAGGATGAGAAAAGAGACTTATTTAATTAGATCTTTGTTTTGTTCGGCCGTGGATAAGATTCTCCTGCTTTTGGATTATAGATATTGAGTGCAGGTTTTGAAATTTTGATAGCGAGTCTGGAGCGAAAGGTTTTGTTTCCTTTACTGAGATCTCTACTTCATCAAAGATATGCATGCAGTCACTGTTTTGTCACACTGAGTTCTCACATGTTGACAATTCATGCTGGTTCAGATGATATGTTCTGTACAGATATACAAAAAGTGTAAAAGAAACTGAGATCAAATGCCTGGAGCAAGGGCTGTACTGGACTTTGAATGTCTCGCAACGACTGATTCAATAAGTGGGTTCACCATTTCCGGCTTCTCATCCTGCAAAATTTACAGAAATGCAATAAGAAGAAGAATAGAGGGTTACTTCATTGGAGAGAGGAGAGACCTGAGGAGCTGCATCAAAATTACCATAAGCTCGTCCAAGCTTGATTGGATCCCATGGATCTTTTTCTCCCCATGCAACTAGAACCGGGCACTGCAAATAGTTAAATGACATGGTCATGGTGAAGTAAAAACTTTAAAGGTTTAGTTTTAACTACGGCTAAGGAGTAAGATCAGAGTAAAGAACCTTGAACTGTGGGAGTAAATCCTCTGGAAGCGGTCCACCATAGTAACAGATGAATTCAAAGAAGACATCAACTGCACCAGGCTCAAGACATGGCCGTATAATTGCCTCAGTTATTGAGAGCTATTATAGTAGCACTAAATTGCAAAAAATTATTCCTTAAGCTCACTTACAAGATATAAAAATCATGCAACTTACAACAGTCATCAAGTACCTGTCTAAGAATGCTTCTTTAGTCACGTTTATCTTACAAAAGTTGTAACCTCAGAAATCCCATTTAGTCATCAGCTTCCAAATCTTTCTCTGTCCATGATCTGAAATATGCTCTGTTAACTTTCCTGCAACAAGCAAACCATCTCCTCCCAAGTACACATGGACATGCTAAAACGTATACTTTCACGCTCAGACGCACCAGACTATCCACATTTATCCATTCTTTAAACAAAAAACTACCAATAACTCCAATAGACATGTTTCTTAGAAAATAAAAAAAACTACAGTTCACCTCCAATACAAATGTGATTGATACATTAGTCATACAAATAATATTATAGCACCAACAAACCATTTTAATTGAAAACTAGAATTAAAATTATAAAATAACTAAGACGAAGGAAGAGTCAAAATTTGTATTTTTACATTTAAGATGCCAGATATGAGTGTCAAAAGAATAGAGAATAAATAATGCAAAAAACAGCTAACCAACTACATGTCATACAAAAATAATTTTTAATGATTCAAGAAGTAAATATGGAAGAAGTAAACTTTTGGAAGGTCAACAGGGTGACAGGCCAATAGGGGTGTAAGTATCAGTGCGAGGAGATAAAAAAACAGTACCTCAGTCTTCGCACCTATTCCAGCAACAATTCACACGGTACCGTAAACATGTCAAAAGCATGAGATAAATACTACTAAACCAAAAAAAAATCTCACCGCCATTCTAGAGCCACAAAATCAAAGTTTAAAAATACCATTATCAACAAAAAACAAATTCAAACACATATCACTTATTGTGATATACAATCAACTACGTCTAGAGGGATCTAGCCGAGGAAGGGTTTTTCTTTGACCTAAAAAATTTCAAAACAAAGTATTACCGTACTGTCACTAACCACTCTCCCTATAAAATTGATCGAAAAAGCAATTTTGAACTCTAATGAGAATAAAACATACGAAGCCGGCGCGTAGCGCCGGAATACCACTAGTAACCATATAACTTGCACCTGCGAGACATGAACATTTTTTGTATAACTGTAATAAAGGATTTGTATCGACAAGTATTTAAAAAAAAAGAATGTACCTGCCACTTAAGATACCCAAATATCAATGGTAAGTGAAACTTTCTGTTTACTTGTGATGAACAAGTTCTTCAGTGCTGCTTTCTTTTTCACAAACATCTCCACAATGTTCCTTGTCAAAGTCCTTCTTGAGTGAGGCTTGAACAAATTCACCTTGCAAAGTAAGACATTAAAACAGTAAGTGAATTTGATGATTTTTTTAAAAAATTAAAATTAAAAAGGCAACGGTATACAAGGTTATACCTTGTCGCAGAAGTATCTGAAAGCAGTACTTTCAATGAATGAAAGTGACAATTCTGCTAACACCACCAACTCATTACAAGCTTCTTTGAAAAGCGCTTCAGTCACTTTGGATGCCTTGAGGTTTCCTCCATTACCAATCTGCTGTTGATTCTTTTTCTGATTAGTTAACCATGCCTTGTGTTCTTTGCAAATTCAGAGATGCTGCTTCAGGTTGGAAGTTCCTGACTTGGATGCACATGAAAAGATCTTCTGGCAATGGTGACAAATATACTTGTCTCGGCTCTCTTTGGTTCTGATGAAATGCTCCCAGACACGAGACCTTGGCACAATCATCTTCTTCACCTTCTGTGCCTGAGATGTTGCATTTGTGTCAGCACTTGTCTTTTGGTACTCTTGCTCTTCATGTTGCATTTCGACATCAGTCTATTGGTTATTGAAAGATGAGGATGTCATCTGCAAGAAAAAAAAGAATTAGTATTAGCTTTACGATTATTTAACTAACATTACAATAATTCATAGAAATTGTATCAAAACCGTGGGCTAAAACCAATCAAACTTACATCACATATATGACAACAATAGAAGAATTAGCATCAGTCTGTTTTCAAAACATATATATTATCAAGAAGAACTAACGATACTCTGGTTTTCAAAAGTCAAAACATATATATATGTAGGCCTACATATATGAAAAGCGCGAGACTTATTACACACAATAAGCAAAAAAAAAAACACTACCTAGAAAGAACTAACATCACATGCATTGAACTAAAAAGCACAAGACATCACCCAAATTGATCACCAATAATATTATCTACCCAAAATATAAATTAGAAAAATAAAGATATATGAATGATGCATCGAGTACTTAGAAGAAAAATAAGCACCTCGGATTGATTACTTTCGGACTAAAGAGGTGGATTGGCTTGTCAAGTCCGGCGATTCGTAGAGACATATATAGGAGCTCGATTAAGGGTTTTCGAGTTCGAATCGACGAGGGAATCATTGAAGATATTTGATTTTTGGGTTATGGAAAGGATTTCAGAAAGGATATACGGAAGTTGAGATTTCGGAAAGGTTTGGTTGAGATTTTTGCAGAGAATCGTGGTGTATTTCTTGTGTAGTCGCAAATGAATAACAAAATGGGCTAGGGTTATGTTTTGATTGGGTTTCGGATGATATCAATCGGTTCTCGGATTTTAACCTGATCCGACCCGACACCCATTACACCGTGAAAACATGATCCGTTTGGTATATTAAGAAGAACGGAAACCAACCCTAACCGGCTTTATCGGACCGGGTTCGGTTCGGTTGTTCGGTTCTCGGATTTATTGCCTAGGCCTATATATATATATATATTATTTTAATTTATATTAAAAATTAAACCACAAAAATATTTTTTTTTATTTTTTAAAATCTAATAATATAATTTTATAAATATAATTTTTTATATTTATTTTAATAATATGATTTTAATATTTTTATAATTATACAAAATGTAAATATTGTTAACTTATGATTTAACCACAGCTACATTACATTTGGTAGTTAAGATTACTGTCAATAGTTCACCCTATTTTTCACTCTATTAACTCTATAATAGAGTTGTGATATACTTTAATGGAATTCTTTTTTAAAGCAAAGAACAAAGAAAAACAACTTACTTTATATATAGAGTAAACTCATTTTTACTCTATTATATATTAAAAAGATAGAGTATCATTGGAATATTTTTATTGTAAACTCTATTTTATAGTGAAAAATAGAGTGGAGTTAAAAATGGCCTAACCGGTCATAAATATCACATAAACGCAAAAATTCTAATCGATGTTTAGTCGTATAAATAAATATTTTAATAACGCTTAAAACCGCAACCACCCGCATGTCCGCCACCTCTGCAGTTACACCATTCAGGCATTCGGTTAGGCCTTAACGTCTTAATTTTAATATATACCAGCTAAACGAAAACGTAAACCTAAGTGAAGAACCTAATCTATACAAGGGGAACCAGAACAAAATTGTTCATGAGTTTGTCACTTAGTTAGAAGAGATTTCGTATGTTTTGAAATGCTAATTTGCATTCGTAGCCTCCATTCTTCGAGTTTTTACGTCACCACTGCCTAACAAACACACACAATAATTTTCTTAGTGAGATTAAGTACCGAATTACCCAAAATCCGAATAAAACTGGTATGAATTTGAAAGATTACTCGAATGCCTATGTTTAGTTTTGCTTATTAACCGAAGTTAAATGTGTAACATTTGTTTATTGGACCCTTCTTTAATTGGGTAGACTTTAGCTTTCTATTGTTATATGTATATTGATAAATTATCCAAAAATGAAATAATGTAACCTAACTGAAAAAAAATGAAAAACATAATCAAAATTAGGTAAACCAGAACCAAAAAAATAAAACCTTATATAAATACAAGTTTGTCACTAGAAAAGAGAGATGGGAGATGGAATGCTAATTTGCGTTCGTAGCCTTCATTCTTCGAGTTTCATACGTCACCACTGCCTAACAAACACACACGTTTTGCGTTAGCAACACTATACACCTTACTTTACGTCTAAAACAAGAAAACGTCGTGTTCTTGATATAGACCAATCTCAGATACGAAGTGTCCGAACCCTTAAGCAAAATGCACCAAACGCATGAAGAATCAAGTTTTACTTATCTTTACGGAACATAAACTATAAACCTTGAAAACCCAAATTTTCTTGTTTCTGGTTACAACAAAAGAGAAGAAACAACTACACGAAAAATGTCTAATGAAAACTCCGTAATGTCATTGCTAGATCGTATCTCCGCTCACCTCTGTCTTCAAGACGTATCAATTGCATTATTAGGTCTATTTCTTTTCAGTTGCCTGCGAGCCAAGCTAACCAACAAAGGCGGTCCGATACAATGGCCAGTCTTTGGAATCACCCCCGAGTTCTTCCTCCAAGCTCACGACGTATACGGATGGGTCACAAGGTGTTTAACCAACAGCCAAGGAACGTTTCCTTACCAAGGAATCTGGTTCAGTGGATCTTACGGAGCCATGACAAGCGTCCCGGCAAACATCGAGTACATGCTCAAAACCAACTTCAAGAACTATCCTAAAGGAGAGTTTTACAAAGAGAGGTTCCGAGATTTGCTTGAAGAAGGTATCTTCAACGCTGATGATGAGTCTTGGAAAGAGCAGAGACGTATCATCATTACCGAGATGCATTCGACACGATTCGTAGACCATTCGTTCCACACAACGAGGGAGTTGATACAGATGAAGCTCTTCAAAGTGATGGAGAGCTTCTCAAAGTCTCAAAAAGCATTTGATCTTCAAGAGATTCTTTTGAGGTTGACGTTTGATAATATCTGTATCGCGGGTCTCGGCAATGATCCTGGTACTCTGGACGTTGATCTTCCTCAAGTTCCATTCGCTAAGGCCTTTGAAGAAGCAACGGAGAGTACTATGTTTAGGTTCATGATTCCACCGTTTTTGTGGAAGCCTATGAAGTTTTTTGACTTAGGGTATGAGAAAGGGCTGAGGAAAGCTGTTGAGACGGTTCATGGGTTTATAGACAAGATGGTCGTTGACAGAATCAAGATGCTTAAAGATGGAGGAACGTTAGAGAGAAACAAATCAG
It encodes:
- the LOC106313946 gene encoding cytochrome P450 86B1-like, encoding MSNENSVMSLLDRISAHLCLQDVSIALLGLFLFSCLRAKLTNKGGPIQWPVFGITPEFFLQAHDVYGWVTRCLTNSQGTFPYQGIWFSGSYGAMTSVPANIEYMLKTNFKNYPKGEFYKERFRDLLEEGIFNADDESWKEQRRIIITEMHSTRFVDHSFHTTRELIQMKLFKVMESFSKSQKAFDLQEILLRLTFDNICIAGLGNDPGTLDVDLPQVPFAKAFEEATESTMFRFMIPPFLWKPMKFFDLGYEKGLRKAVETVHGFIDKMVVDRIKMLKDGGTLERNKSDVLSRLILIESHKRGNDNDRFTVKFFRQFCTSFILAGRDTSSVGLSWFFWLITKHPEVENKILQEITEILSQREKMRSVDESCCRHFTVKELNDMVYLQAALSESLRLYPPIPMEMKQATEEDVFPDGTFLEKGSRVYFSIYAMGRMKSIWGEDCEMYKPERWIQGGQYVSDDQFKYVVFNGGPRLCLGKTFAYLQMKMVAASILLNYSIKVDQGHLVEPRVTTTLYMKHGLNVRIMKRSLEEKKQDS